A single Arcobacter sp. LA11 DNA region contains:
- a CDS encoding TlpA disulfide reductase family protein, translated as MKKLFLIFSSLIAILIFSGCNSDEEATTIIEDNKSFKELKAQSNKNYSFKTTDGNTIEFKVENDVLTSKQLNGKYVMLNFWATWCAPCLREMPILTSLQEKHKDKFQIIGILVEKNKDVKELADFMTKYKINFPVTIGEENYRIAKAFDDVKMFPESFVYGPDGKFLKKYIGEVEFSDIENLINK; from the coding sequence ATGAAAAAACTTTTTTTAATTTTTAGTTCGCTTATTGCGATACTAATATTTAGTGGATGTAATTCAGATGAAGAAGCAACAACTATTATTGAAGATAATAAAAGCTTTAAAGAATTAAAAGCACAGAGTAATAAAAATTACTCATTTAAAACTACAGATGGTAATACAATCGAGTTTAAAGTTGAAAATGATGTTTTAACATCAAAACAATTAAATGGCAAATATGTGATGCTAAATTTTTGGGCAACTTGGTGTGCTCCTTGTCTTAGAGAGATGCCAATTTTAACCTCTTTACAGGAAAAACATAAAGATAAGTTCCAAATTATTGGTATATTAGTAGAAAAAAATAAAGATGTTAAAGAGTTAGCAGATTTTATGACAAAATATAAAATAAATTTTCCTGTAACAATTGGAGAAGAGAATTATAGAATAGCAAAAGCTTTTGATGATGTTAAAATGTTTCCGGAATCTTTTGTTTATGGACCTGATGGAAAGTTCTTAAAA
- a CDS encoding cache domain-containing protein, with protein MIFQNEKQLLKIIKYTPSIFILTISIITLTIQFAENNRTFEIEKEKIRTEFTTRNKNIIKQEIDEVYDFIKREQQSTQKELKESLKNAVNNAYAIANTIYQNNQDKDPVFIKKLIVDALRNIRFNKNRGYFFIYENTGKNILLPHNPELEGNDFWKHQDSKGAYVIQDMVSLLKKKDEAFYQWHWYNPTNPDKQKTKIGLVRNFKPFEWFIGTGEYIEEYEVEIKEKILDFVKNVNLNEDGYIFIIDYDLIYLSHIRKDYIGKHAITNNDAVGTKEVIDKLLQIAKNGEGYYSYVQNRKPGSEQPTKKVSYVKGLDNWSWIIGTGFYEDDMNMAIIQKRKDLDEKFKEYVYQILKVTILITIILLLLSIYFSRILQNKFIKYKKEIKEHINKNTKQQNIMAQKTKMAAMGEMIGNIAHQWRQPLSTITTTATGLKIQKEMNILEDSFLIEGLSGINDSAQYLSKTIDDFRNFFKTNKNEVEFSIKDTICRAISLCSAQLYNLEIDIVKDIKDIKITNFENEFIQVIINILTNAKDELTKKNKDFKKIIFIKVKKVKGFVSIEIKDNAGGIPKNLKNRVFEPYFTTKHKSQGTGIGLYMCKEIIEKNMKGSLEVENCKYEHDNTYFIGACFKIKLPLNK; from the coding sequence ATGATATTTCAGAATGAAAAACAGCTATTAAAAATAATAAAATATACACCAAGTATTTTTATACTAACAATTTCTATAATAACACTAACTATTCAATTTGCAGAAAATAATAGAACTTTTGAAATTGAAAAAGAAAAAATAAGAACTGAATTTACTACACGAAATAAAAATATCATTAAACAAGAAATAGATGAAGTATATGATTTTATAAAAAGAGAACAACAATCAACACAAAAAGAGTTAAAAGAATCTCTAAAAAATGCAGTTAACAACGCTTATGCAATTGCAAATACAATATATCAAAATAATCAAGATAAAGATCCAGTTTTTATAAAAAAACTAATTGTTGATGCACTTAGAAATATAAGGTTCAATAAAAATAGAGGTTATTTCTTTATATATGAAAACACTGGAAAAAATATTCTACTTCCACATAACCCAGAACTTGAAGGAAATGACTTTTGGAAGCATCAAGATTCAAAAGGCGCTTACGTTATTCAAGATATGGTAAGTCTTTTAAAGAAAAAAGATGAAGCTTTTTATCAATGGCATTGGTATAATCCAACTAACCCAGATAAACAAAAAACAAAAATTGGTCTCGTACGAAACTTTAAACCTTTTGAATGGTTTATTGGTACAGGTGAATATATAGAAGAGTATGAAGTTGAAATAAAAGAGAAGATATTAGATTTTGTAAAAAATGTAAATTTAAATGAAGATGGATATATCTTTATCATTGATTATGATTTAATCTATTTAAGTCACATACGAAAAGACTATATCGGGAAACACGCCATTACGAATAATGATGCAGTAGGAACAAAAGAGGTAATAGATAAACTCTTACAAATTGCAAAAAATGGTGAAGGCTACTATAGTTATGTACAAAATAGAAAACCAGGAAGTGAACAACCTACTAAAAAAGTAAGCTATGTTAAAGGTCTTGATAACTGGTCATGGATTATAGGAACTGGTTTTTACGAAGATGACATGAATATGGCAATTATTCAAAAAAGAAAAGATTTAGATGAAAAATTTAAAGAATATGTTTATCAAATCTTAAAAGTGACAATCCTAATAACAATTATACTATTACTACTATCAATCTATTTTTCTAGAATATTACAAAATAAATTTATTAAATACAAAAAAGAGATTAAAGAACATATCAACAAAAATACAAAACAGCAAAATATTATGGCACAAAAAACTAAAATGGCTGCCATGGGTGAAATGATAGGAAATATTGCCCATCAATGGAGACAACCTCTATCTACTATTACAACAACTGCAACTGGATTAAAGATACAAAAAGAGATGAATATACTTGAAGATAGTTTCTTAATTGAAGGATTATCAGGAATAAATGATTCAGCACAATATTTATCAAAAACAATTGATGATTTTAGAAACTTTTTCAAAACAAATAAAAATGAAGTAGAATTTAGTATAAAAGATACTATTTGTAGAGCAATATCTCTTTGTAGTGCTCAATTGTATAACTTAGAAATTGATATAGTTAAAGATATAAAAGATATCAAAATAACTAATTTTGAAAATGAATTTATTCAAGTAATTATCAATATTTTAACAAATGCAAAAGATGAATTAACAAAAAAGAATAAAGATTTTAAGAAAATAATTTTCATAAAAGTTAAAAAAGTAAAAGGTTTTGTTTCTATAGAAATAAAAGACAATGCTGGAGGAATTCCTAAAAATCTAAAAAATAGAGTCTTTGAACCATATTTTACAACTAAACATAAAAGCCAAGGAACTGGTATTGGTCTATATATGTGTAAAGAAATAATTGAAAAAAATATGAAAGGTTCATTAGAAGTAGAAAACTGTAAATATGAACATGACAATACATACTTTATAGGAGCTTGCTTTAAAATAAAGTTACCACTTAATAAATAA
- the mltB gene encoding lytic murein transglycosylase B, which translates to MKTKNIFKVILALFLSTNLFAYTKNYNKNLEVKRFINELVKKDKFKKNDLKKLFSKVFVQTSSLKYYTKVKRPDFETKRYHGSWDRYEKKLLTQRRVDLGVEFMKRNKKALYKAYKKYGVQSEYITAIIGIESYYGEYTGTYPVFDALVTLAFEENRRNKFFKSELKAFLKLMKKEKQNPKKVYGSFAGAIGLAQFMPSNFKKLAVDFNKDGKVNLNHDIDAIGSIANYFNKSGWNRKIPVATRVSYKGKRFTRLKTGFKYKYKRSRLKGIKPRSGRFYYNKKVHLVKLDRYRHDELWYGTKNFYVITRYNRSNYYAMAVHKLAQEIRKEYKKSRRKST; encoded by the coding sequence ATGAAAACAAAGAACATTTTTAAAGTAATATTAGCACTATTTTTATCTACAAATCTTTTTGCATATACAAAGAATTATAATAAAAATCTTGAAGTTAAAAGATTCATAAATGAACTTGTAAAAAAAGACAAGTTCAAGAAAAATGATTTAAAAAAACTATTTTCAAAGGTTTTTGTTCAAACTTCATCTTTAAAATATTATACAAAAGTGAAAAGGCCAGATTTTGAAACTAAGCGATATCATGGCAGTTGGGATAGGTATGAAAAAAAGCTTTTAACACAAAGAAGAGTAGATCTTGGTGTTGAATTTATGAAAAGAAATAAAAAAGCTTTATATAAAGCATATAAAAAATATGGAGTACAATCTGAATATATTACAGCTATTATTGGTATAGAAAGTTATTATGGAGAATATACAGGAACTTATCCTGTATTTGATGCTCTTGTAACATTAGCTTTTGAAGAAAATCGACGAAATAAATTTTTTAAAAGTGAGTTGAAAGCTTTTTTAAAATTAATGAAAAAAGAAAAACAAAACCCAAAAAAAGTTTATGGTTCATTTGCAGGAGCAATTGGATTAGCTCAATTTATGCCAAGTAATTTTAAAAAATTAGCAGTAGATTTTAATAAAGATGGAAAAGTAAATCTAAATCATGACATTGATGCAATAGGAAGTATTGCAAATTATTTTAATAAATCAGGTTGGAATAGAAAAATACCAGTTGCAACTAGAGTCTCTTATAAGGGAAAAAGATTTACACGATTAAAAACAGGATTTAAGTATAAGTATAAGCGCTCAAGACTTAAAGGAATTAAACCAAGAAGTGGAAGGTTCTATTATAATAAAAAAGTACATCTAGTTAAGCTTGATAGATATAGACATGACGAATTATGGTATGGTACAAAAAATTTTTATGTAATTACAAGGTATAATAGAAGTAATTATTATGCTATGGCTGTTCATAAACTTGCACAAGAAATAAGAAAAGAGTATAAAAAAAGTAGACGTAAATCCACATAG
- a CDS encoding thioredoxin domain-containing protein has translation MQNKKIVFISVAVLALVFIGAIIGFKKSESSNVETLAKTSSKGAPFVRDHSVRMGDNKKNIIITEFTDPECPACRTFHPAIYNIYKEYYEDIHLVIRYLANHRNSEYVIKIMEASRKQNKYKEVTDLVYKYQPAWAAKNNPNPQLLWNFLPNIEGLDVEKLKQDADTIDISDMLALDRQDAATLGVRGTPTFFVNGKKLEKLIYQDFLDLVESEIYK, from the coding sequence ATGCAAAATAAAAAAATTGTTTTTATTTCAGTAGCTGTATTAGCTTTAGTATTTATTGGTGCGATTATAGGATTTAAAAAAAGTGAATCATCAAACGTTGAAACTTTAGCAAAAACTAGTTCAAAAGGAGCTCCTTTTGTTAGAGACCATTCTGTAAGAATGGGTGATAATAAAAAGAATATTATCATTACAGAGTTTACTGATCCTGAATGTCCTGCTTGTAGAACTTTTCATCCAGCAATATATAATATTTATAAAGAATATTACGAAGATATACATTTAGTTATAAGATATTTAGCAAATCATAGAAATTCTGAATATGTTATAAAAATAATGGAAGCATCTAGAAAACAAAATAAATATAAAGAAGTGACTGATTTAGTATATAAATATCAACCAGCTTGGGCAGCAAAAAATAATCCAAATCCTCAACTTCTTTGGAATTTTTTACCAAATATTGAAGGTCTTGATGTAGAGAAATTAAAACAAGATGCGGATACAATTGATATTAGTGATATGTTAGCATTAGATAGACAAGATGCAGCAACTCTTGGTGTAAGAGGAACTCCTACTTTTTTTGTAAATGGAAAAAAACTTGAAAAATTAATTTATCAAGATTTTTTAGATTTAGTAGAATCAGAAATCTATAAGTAA
- a CDS encoding class I SAM-dependent methyltransferase has product MIRFTSESMFEIIQIVKKNLEKEKTCQFEVLNPDLFKSKYAGEIVIIDKKEYLYRGYKAWQDLAQKLFSRMLTPIKVSEVYVRLEFEKLDLTDSFHNKNSEKEEKYGVGSTFFEINKNEEPEVLLSYFEALQNVKIEKRKRILNLGVNTGEEFEIIESIYDKFPEHEFVGIDYCESAIAFAKDKFKEKTNVKFYAQDINCLDELALGKFDLIISIGTLQSSNLDFNKTFMDIVQNYLNNDGSMILGFPNCRWIDGEIIYGAKAPNYSFSEMSILYKDAFFCKKYLQQKKFRVTLTGKYYIFLTATSIRK; this is encoded by the coding sequence ATGATAAGATTTACATCAGAATCTATGTTTGAAATAATTCAAATAGTTAAAAAAAATCTAGAAAAAGAGAAAACTTGCCAATTTGAAGTATTAAATCCTGATTTATTTAAGTCAAAATATGCAGGTGAAATTGTAATAATTGATAAAAAAGAGTACCTTTATAGAGGTTATAAAGCTTGGCAAGATTTAGCTCAAAAACTTTTTTCTAGAATGTTAACTCCAATTAAAGTTTCTGAAGTATATGTTCGTTTAGAGTTTGAAAAACTTGATTTAACTGATAGTTTTCATAATAAAAATAGTGAAAAAGAGGAAAAGTATGGAGTAGGGTCAACTTTTTTTGAAATAAATAAAAATGAAGAACCTGAAGTTTTATTATCATATTTTGAAGCATTACAAAATGTAAAGATAGAAAAGAGAAAAAGAATTTTAAATTTAGGTGTTAACACTGGTGAAGAATTTGAAATAATTGAAAGTATATATGATAAATTTCCAGAACATGAGTTTGTAGGAATAGATTATTGCGAATCTGCTATAGCCTTTGCAAAAGATAAGTTTAAAGAAAAAACAAATGTAAAATTCTATGCACAAGATATAAATTGCTTAGATGAGCTAGCTTTGGGAAAATTTGATTTGATTATTTCAATAGGAACTTTGCAAAGCTCAAATTTGGATTTCAATAAAACTTTTATGGATATTGTTCAGAACTATCTAAATAATGATGGTTCGATGATACTTGGATTCCCTAACTGTAGGTGGATTGATGGTGAAATTATTTATGGTGCAAAAGCTCCAAATTATTCATTTTCTGAGATGTCTATACTTTATAAAGATGCATTTTTTTGTAAGAAGTATCTTCAACAAAAGAAATTCAGAGTGACTTTAACTGGAAAATATTATATATTTTTAACAGCAACATCTATAAGAAAGTAA
- a CDS encoding disulfide oxidoreductase, whose protein sequence is MDNKTMNSTLVFLSFLVASTATLGSLFFSEIMEFIPCSMCWYQRIFMYPLVLIFLINLLYPDDKIFKYSFPIVLVGLFFSIYHNLLMWGIIPESVVPCRQGVPCSTEYFEYFGFINIPFLSLLSYSLIFIFLIIGLKKGNNAK, encoded by the coding sequence ATGGATAATAAAACAATGAATTCCACATTAGTTTTTTTAAGTTTTTTAGTAGCTTCAACTGCTACTCTTGGTTCTTTATTTTTTAGTGAAATTATGGAGTTTATACCTTGTTCAATGTGTTGGTATCAAAGAATATTTATGTATCCACTTGTTTTAATATTTTTAATAAATTTACTTTATCCTGATGATAAGATTTTTAAGTATTCTTTTCCTATAGTTCTTGTAGGACTTTTCTTTTCAATTTATCATAATTTATTGATGTGGGGAATAATCCCTGAAAGTGTAGTTCCTTGTAGACAAGGAGTTCCTTGTTCAACTGAATATTTTGAGTATTTTGGATTTATAAATATTCCATTTTTATCTTTACTTTCATATTCATTAATTTTTATTTTTTTAATTATAGGTTTAAAAAAGGGTAACAATGCAAAATAA